The following proteins come from a genomic window of Actinomarinicola tropica:
- a CDS encoding CTP synthase — protein sequence MAKHIFVTGGVVSSLGKGLTASSLGRLLKARGLRVTMQKLDPYINVDPGTMNPFEHGEVFVTDDGGETDLDLGHYERFIDESLTKDSNATTGGIYSSVLAAERRGDYLGKTVQVIPHITDEIKRRISRLATDDVDVVITEVGGTVGDIEILPFLEAIRQFRLDVGRDNVCYVHVTLVPFIGPAGEQKTKPTQHSVTELRSRGIQPDAIVCRSEEPLSDDLKRKISNLCDVPVDAVVNAADAPSLYEIPLVLHHEGLDDYVCDVLRLDAPAPDLAPWRALVDRVEAATTPLRIGIIGKYVSLPDAYLSVVESLRHAGFAHGADMQIEWIQAEEVEGLLVDGRLRELDGIVIPGGFGERGTEGKVAAATYTREHDIPCLGICLGMQVMTVEYARNVLGLTGANSTEFDRQTPHPVIDLMDTQRDVTDMGGTMRLGAYVAELAPGSQVAELYGKTVVSERHRHRYEFNPRYRSKFDGTDFVCSGTSPDGRLVEFIELDGHPFWVGTQAHPEFKSRPDRPAPLFDGLIRAALARAEGRNPRLLELAAERQVAAGS from the coding sequence GTGGCGAAGCACATCTTCGTGACAGGTGGTGTGGTGAGCTCGCTGGGCAAGGGCCTGACGGCGTCCTCGCTCGGCCGCCTGCTGAAGGCCCGGGGGCTCCGGGTCACCATGCAGAAGCTCGACCCCTACATCAACGTCGATCCGGGGACGATGAACCCCTTCGAGCACGGTGAGGTCTTCGTCACCGACGACGGGGGTGAGACCGACCTCGACCTCGGCCACTACGAGCGGTTCATCGACGAGAGCCTCACCAAGGACTCGAACGCCACCACCGGCGGCATCTACTCGTCGGTCCTCGCCGCCGAGCGGCGCGGCGACTACCTCGGCAAGACCGTCCAGGTCATTCCGCACATCACCGACGAGATCAAGCGCCGCATCAGCCGCCTGGCCACCGACGACGTCGACGTCGTCATCACCGAGGTCGGCGGCACCGTCGGCGACATCGAGATCCTCCCGTTCCTCGAGGCCATCCGGCAGTTCCGCCTCGACGTCGGCCGCGACAACGTCTGCTACGTGCACGTCACCCTCGTGCCGTTCATCGGGCCGGCGGGGGAGCAGAAGACCAAGCCGACGCAGCACTCGGTCACCGAGCTGCGCAGCCGGGGCATCCAGCCCGACGCCATCGTCTGCCGGTCCGAGGAGCCCCTCTCCGACGACCTGAAGCGCAAGATCTCCAACCTGTGCGACGTGCCGGTCGACGCCGTCGTCAACGCCGCCGACGCGCCCAGCCTCTACGAGATCCCGCTCGTGCTGCACCACGAGGGCCTCGACGACTACGTGTGCGACGTGCTGCGCCTCGACGCCCCTGCGCCGGACCTCGCCCCGTGGCGGGCGCTCGTCGACCGGGTCGAGGCCGCGACGACCCCGCTGCGCATCGGCATCATCGGCAAGTACGTCAGCCTCCCCGACGCCTACCTGTCGGTCGTCGAGTCGCTCCGCCACGCCGGGTTCGCCCACGGTGCCGACATGCAGATCGAGTGGATCCAGGCCGAGGAGGTCGAGGGCCTCCTCGTCGACGGCCGCCTCCGCGAGCTCGACGGCATCGTCATCCCCGGCGGGTTCGGCGAGCGGGGCACCGAGGGCAAGGTCGCGGCGGCCACCTACACCCGCGAGCACGACATCCCGTGCCTCGGCATCTGCCTCGGCATGCAGGTGATGACCGTCGAGTACGCCCGCAACGTGCTCGGGCTCACCGGCGCCAACTCCACCGAGTTCGACCGCCAGACGCCCCACCCGGTCATCGACCTGATGGACACCCAGCGCGACGTCACCGACATGGGCGGCACGATGCGCCTCGGCGCCTACGTCGCCGAGCTGGCACCGGGCTCCCAGGTCGCCGAGCTGTACGGCAAGACCGTCGTCAGCGAGCGCCACCGGCACCGCTACGAGTTCAACCCCCGGTACCGCTCGAAGTTCGACGGCACCGACTTCGTGTGCTCGGGCACCTCGCCCGACGGGCGCCTGGTCGAGTTCATCGAGCTGGACGGCCACCCGTTCTGGGTCGGCACCCAGGCCCACCCCGAGTTCAAGAGCCGTCCCGACCGGCCGGCGCCCCTGTTCGACGGGCTGATCCGGGCCGCGCTGGCCCGGGCCGAGGGCCGCAACCCCCGGCTCCTCGAGCTCGCCGCCGAGCGGCAGGTGGCGGCCGGGTCGTGA
- a CDS encoding copper transporter, with product MINLRYHIVSITAVFLALGIGVALGSTLIQRGLVDTLNDRLDEQAERLDRTDGENAELRGRLDEIAELDERLTTEGTALYAGHLTDVPVLVVATGGVDESLVDLTRRSLRDAGAQVHGILRFTGRWTDLDEGEVAELAELTEQPVAEADLVRTRVMRDLADEMLVAAELPPDPEPETPTVTDDGVDATPQDGTDQATEDGTDQATEDGTDQAVEDAPVQDPAPETTTTTTPPEPNGLLLAALLERGYLEFLPDEAGTPLPEAAARFVVVQTPESDVPIEAALLPLLEELAAADPAPVVVIEPLPEPVEDPEAELDDDAAPAAGPLVDLVRNDPQMRLSLTTVDMARHFIGQAATVLGLADLAAPDPGVGHYGVAEGAGALLPAAG from the coding sequence ATGATCAACCTCCGCTACCACATCGTCTCCATCACCGCCGTGTTCCTCGCGCTCGGCATCGGTGTCGCGCTCGGCTCGACGCTCATCCAGCGGGGCCTGGTCGACACGCTGAACGACCGGCTCGACGAGCAGGCCGAGCGGCTCGACCGCACCGACGGTGAGAACGCGGAGCTGCGCGGCCGACTCGACGAGATCGCCGAGCTCGACGAGCGGCTGACCACCGAGGGCACGGCGCTGTACGCCGGCCACCTCACCGACGTCCCCGTCCTGGTGGTCGCCACCGGCGGCGTCGACGAGTCGCTCGTCGACCTCACCCGCCGCTCGCTGCGCGACGCCGGTGCCCAGGTCCACGGGATCCTGCGGTTCACCGGTCGGTGGACCGATCTCGACGAGGGGGAGGTGGCCGAGCTGGCGGAGCTGACCGAGCAGCCCGTCGCCGAGGCAGACCTCGTGCGCACCAGGGTGATGCGGGACCTGGCCGACGAGATGCTGGTCGCCGCCGAGCTCCCGCCGGACCCCGAGCCGGAGACGCCCACGGTCACCGACGACGGCGTCGACGCGACGCCCCAGGACGGGACCGACCAGGCGACCGAGGACGGGACCGACCAGGCGACCGAGGACGGAACCGACCAGGCGGTCGAGGACGCGCCGGTGCAGGATCCCGCACCCGAGACCACGACGACCACGACCCCGCCGGAGCCGAACGGGCTGCTCCTCGCCGCGCTCCTCGAACGCGGGTACCTCGAGTTCCTGCCCGACGAGGCGGGCACGCCGCTGCCCGAGGCGGCGGCGCGGTTCGTCGTCGTCCAGACCCCCGAGAGCGACGTGCCGATCGAGGCCGCGCTGCTCCCGCTGCTCGAGGAGCTCGCCGCGGCCGATCCGGCACCGGTGGTCGTCATCGAACCGCTGCCCGAGCCCGTGGAGGACCCCGAGGCGGAGCTGGACGACGATGCCGCCCCTGCGGCCGGCCCGCTCGTCGATCTGGTGCGGAACGACCCGCAGATGCGGCTCTCGCTGACCACCGTCGACATGGCGCGCCACTTCATCGGCCAGGCGGCCACGGTGCTGGGACTCGCCGACCTCGCGGCGCCCGATCCCGGCGTCGGCCACTACGGCGTGGCGGAGGGGGCCGGCGCCCTGCTCCCGGCGGCGGGGTGA
- a CDS encoding glycosyltransferase produces MVVVALVPAFNAAPRIAATVRATAAIPGVARVLVVDDASSDGTVDAARSAGAEVLQLPANRGKGGAVLAGVAASPDADVFLLVDADLQETAAETARLLPPVLAGEADMTIAVLPPAAGRGGFGKVRDMATRGIRRASGFEARAPLSGQRAVRADLLRGLESAERFGLEVALTIDAVRAGARVQEVEAEIEHLHTGRSLAGFRHRGRQGADIVRALWPRLVGGPARAVLLGVLTLAVLAGLFVGAEAATPTGAAATTGAERVVVVGVAGLSLDDLDAGIVPEIDALWRDGGALSAASVRTLSSRPSTVEAWATLGAGSRVRANLIASAAYASDTPYENTTAGEVTARRTGSEVTGQIAIVNTPLVIDNAGDDVPSLPGSLGDALTAAGLRTATVGNADRIQPDGDLTISRPAAVAVMRSDGFVDHGAVGPELLREDPSAPFGTMADTEAMVATTLAALEEAHVVTVDPGDLDRLRDYDSVMTESERDQLRSAALTSVDTLVGELHDRLPEDTLLLVVGLTPPTSTWSLTPMVASGAGVRPGYLHSPSTQRTGLVTLTDVAPTVLDAIGADIPADMIGAPLRYQAGSVDLDRLQSMNDTANGRERIYYPIALTFIVVQALGYAAVLLVLRLAPDMARHLVGPARILVLTFAAWPLATFLLRLVPSVYRLGGGAHVVLWLVALAIALAAARVRRRPLVPLALICGLTVLLLLLDMAFGAPLQMSSLLGYSPHTAARFTGFGNTTFAVFGACAVVAAALHVHHAPRRRDALAAAGAMFLVVLVADGAPQLGADVGGILTYVPVFALTLWALAGRRISMKVLVLAGVATLVVLALAVGLDLLRDPDDRSHLARFVLASGDDQGNFWTTISRKWATNLRVLRQSIWAWMVPIIAVFALYVLVVARGWRRLLPMGSAVRAAVIGTLATGVLGWLVNDSGVVVAALAFVYLGPLLTLLALSDSHHPAVLHGPRAAAEAS; encoded by the coding sequence ATGGTCGTCGTCGCCCTCGTCCCCGCCTTCAACGCTGCGCCCCGCATCGCGGCGACGGTGCGCGCCACCGCGGCCATCCCCGGTGTCGCCCGGGTGCTGGTCGTCGACGACGCGTCGAGCGACGGCACCGTCGACGCCGCCCGGTCGGCCGGGGCGGAGGTCCTCCAGCTCCCCGCCAACCGCGGCAAGGGCGGCGCGGTGCTGGCCGGTGTCGCCGCCAGCCCCGACGCCGACGTGTTCCTGCTCGTCGACGCCGACCTCCAGGAGACCGCAGCCGAGACGGCGCGGCTCCTCCCGCCCGTCCTCGCCGGCGAGGCCGACATGACGATCGCGGTCCTGCCGCCCGCCGCCGGTCGTGGCGGGTTCGGGAAGGTGCGCGACATGGCGACGCGCGGCATCCGCCGGGCGAGCGGGTTCGAGGCCCGCGCGCCGCTCTCGGGCCAGAGGGCCGTCCGTGCCGACCTGCTGCGGGGCCTCGAGAGCGCCGAGCGCTTCGGGCTCGAGGTCGCGCTCACGATCGACGCCGTGCGGGCGGGCGCGCGGGTGCAGGAGGTCGAGGCCGAGATCGAGCACCTCCACACCGGTCGATCGCTCGCCGGGTTCCGGCACCGTGGCCGGCAGGGCGCGGACATCGTCCGAGCGCTGTGGCCACGCCTGGTCGGCGGGCCGGCACGCGCCGTCCTGCTCGGGGTGCTGACGCTGGCCGTGCTGGCGGGCCTGTTCGTCGGGGCCGAGGCGGCCACGCCGACGGGCGCGGCGGCCACGACCGGGGCCGAGCGGGTCGTCGTCGTCGGCGTCGCCGGCCTCTCGCTCGACGACCTGGACGCCGGCATCGTGCCGGAGATCGATGCGCTGTGGCGCGACGGCGGCGCGCTGTCCGCGGCGAGCGTCCGCACCCTGTCGAGTCGCCCGTCGACGGTCGAGGCCTGGGCGACGCTCGGCGCGGGGTCGCGGGTCCGGGCCAACCTCATCGCCAGCGCGGCCTACGCCTCCGATACTCCGTACGAGAACACGACGGCGGGGGAGGTGACGGCCCGGCGCACCGGCAGCGAGGTGACGGGCCAGATCGCGATCGTGAACACGCCGCTCGTCATCGACAACGCCGGCGACGACGTGCCGAGCCTCCCCGGCTCCCTCGGCGACGCCCTGACGGCCGCCGGTCTGCGCACCGCCACGGTGGGCAACGCCGACCGGATCCAGCCCGACGGCGACCTGACGATCTCGCGCCCGGCCGCCGTGGCGGTCATGCGCTCCGACGGCTTCGTCGACCACGGTGCCGTGGGGCCCGAGCTGCTCCGGGAGGACCCGTCGGCCCCGTTCGGCACGATGGCCGACACCGAGGCGATGGTCGCGACGACGCTGGCCGCCCTCGAGGAGGCGCACGTCGTCACCGTCGACCCGGGGGACCTCGACCGGCTGCGGGACTACGACTCGGTGATGACCGAGAGCGAGCGCGACCAGCTGCGCAGCGCCGCGCTCACGAGCGTCGACACGCTCGTCGGCGAGCTGCACGACCGGCTGCCGGAGGACACGCTCCTCCTCGTCGTCGGGCTCACGCCGCCCACCTCCACGTGGTCCCTGACGCCGATGGTCGCGAGCGGCGCCGGGGTGCGCCCCGGCTACCTGCACTCGCCGTCCACGCAGCGCACCGGGCTCGTCACGCTCACCGACGTGGCCCCGACGGTGCTCGACGCCATCGGGGCCGACATCCCGGCGGACATGATCGGCGCCCCGCTGCGCTACCAGGCGGGATCGGTCGACCTCGACCGCCTCCAGTCGATGAACGACACCGCGAACGGGCGGGAGCGCATCTACTACCCGATCGCCCTGACGTTCATCGTCGTGCAGGCGCTCGGCTACGCGGCGGTGCTCCTCGTGCTCCGCCTGGCCCCCGACATGGCGCGCCACCTCGTCGGACCGGCACGGATCCTCGTCCTGACCTTCGCCGCCTGGCCCCTCGCCACCTTCCTCCTGCGGCTGGTGCCGTCGGTCTACCGGTTGGGCGGTGGCGCGCACGTGGTGCTGTGGCTGGTCGCGCTCGCGATCGCGCTCGCCGCGGCGAGGGTCCGGCGGCGGCCCCTCGTGCCGCTGGCCCTCATCTGTGGCCTCACGGTCCTCCTCCTGCTGCTCGACATGGCCTTCGGCGCCCCGCTGCAGATGTCGAGCCTCCTCGGGTACTCGCCCCACACCGCGGCACGCTTCACCGGGTTCGGCAACACCACCTTCGCCGTGTTCGGCGCCTGCGCCGTGGTCGCGGCAGCGCTCCACGTGCACCACGCACCACGCCGCCGCGACGCCCTGGCCGCGGCCGGGGCGATGTTCCTCGTCGTCCTCGTCGCCGACGGCGCCCCGCAGCTCGGGGCCGACGTCGGCGGGATCTTGACCTACGTCCCCGTGTTCGCCCTCACGCTCTGGGCGCTCGCGGGCCGGCGCATCTCGATGAAGGTCCTCGTCCTCGCCGGCGTCGCGACGCTCGTCGTGCTCGCGCTCGCCGTCGGCCTCGACCTCCTGCGCGACCCCGACGACCGCTCGCACCTCGCTCGGTTCGTCCTCGCGTCGGGCGACGACCAGGGGAACTTCTGGACGACGATCAGCCGCAAGTGGGCGACCAACCTGCGCGTGCTGCGCCAGTCGATCTGGGCGTGGATGGTGCCGATCATCGCGGTGTTCGCCCTCTACGTCCTCGTCGTGGCCCGAGGCTGGCGGCGCCTGCTGCCGATGGGGTCCGCGGTGCGGGCCGCGGTCATCGGCACGCTCGCCACCGGCGTGCTCGGGTGGTTGGTCAACGACAGCGGCGTCGTCGTCGCCGCGCTCGCCTTCGTCTACCTCGGCCCGTTGCTGACGCTCCTCGCGCTCAGTGACTCGCACCACCCGGCGGTCCTCCACGGCCCCCGGGCCGCGGCGGAGGCGTCGTGA
- the steA gene encoding putative cytokinetic ring protein SteA translates to MSPPATGRTRRRRSHPAALVEVEGPARVGRRTKELVNRIEAGDVAVIDHEDLDPVAAESLLKAGVHAVVNAAASVSGRYPNRGPLILTSAGVVLVDRAGPEVMDAVADGQSVTLEGGDVRVDGQVVARGVPQTSATLTAAIQDARQTMGAELARFAENTLGYIQSESHLLLDELEIPDIRTDLAGRHALIVVRGSDFRDDLEMLRRGGYMQEMQPVLIGVDGGADALLEMGLTPDLIIGDFDSVSETALRSGAELVVHAYRDGRAPGAARLEDLGLEYLTIGSEGTSEDIAMLLAWERGAELIVAVGTHSSMADFLDKGRAGMASTFLVRLKVGPILVDAKGVSRLYRHQVRKRDLGLLVAAALITIVIIFLVSEPLRVIIRGYLLTF, encoded by the coding sequence GTGAGCCCCCCGGCCACCGGCCGCACGCGCCGACGGCGCTCCCACCCCGCCGCCCTCGTCGAGGTCGAGGGACCGGCGCGGGTCGGGCGCCGCACCAAGGAGCTCGTCAACCGGATCGAGGCGGGCGACGTCGCCGTCATCGACCACGAGGACCTCGACCCCGTCGCCGCCGAGTCGCTCCTGAAGGCCGGCGTGCACGCGGTGGTCAACGCTGCAGCGTCGGTGTCGGGGCGGTACCCGAACCGGGGCCCGCTGATCCTCACCAGCGCCGGGGTCGTCCTCGTCGACCGGGCCGGGCCCGAGGTGATGGATGCCGTCGCCGACGGCCAGAGCGTCACCCTCGAGGGAGGTGACGTGCGCGTCGACGGCCAGGTCGTCGCCCGTGGGGTGCCCCAGACGTCGGCCACGCTCACCGCCGCGATCCAGGACGCCCGACAGACGATGGGCGCGGAGCTGGCGCGCTTCGCCGAGAACACCCTCGGCTACATCCAGAGCGAGAGCCACCTCCTGCTCGACGAGCTCGAGATCCCCGACATCCGCACCGACCTCGCCGGGCGGCACGCGCTGATCGTCGTGCGGGGGAGCGACTTCCGCGACGACCTCGAGATGCTGCGCCGCGGCGGGTACATGCAGGAGATGCAGCCGGTCCTGATCGGCGTGGACGGGGGCGCCGACGCCCTGCTCGAGATGGGCCTCACCCCCGACCTCATCATCGGGGACTTCGACTCGGTCTCGGAGACCGCGCTCCGCAGCGGCGCCGAGCTGGTCGTGCACGCCTACCGCGACGGGCGGGCCCCGGGCGCGGCACGCCTCGAGGACCTGGGGCTCGAGTACCTGACGATCGGCTCGGAGGGCACGAGCGAGGACATCGCGATGCTGCTCGCCTGGGAGCGCGGCGCCGAGCTCATCGTGGCGGTCGGCACCCACAGCTCGATGGCGGACTTCCTCGACAAGGGCCGCGCCGGCATGGCCTCCACGTTCCTCGTGCGCCTGAAGGTCGGTCCGATCCTCGTCGACGCCAAAGGCGTGTCGCGGCTCTACCGCCACCAGGTCCGCAAGCGGGACCTCGGGCTGCTCGTGGCCGCCGCCCTCATCACGATCGTGATCATCTTCCTCGTCAGCGAGCCGCTGCGCGTCATCATCCGCGGCTACCTGCTCACCTTCTAG
- a CDS encoding NUDIX hydrolase: MTDAGFRRVGEREIHRGYLVRLTESTFVGPDGDEFQRDVVHTPNAVGIVPVDRGPSGEWQVVLVRQYRGAVDREMWEIPAGMCDVEGESPEDTGRRELREEAGYDVRDVTVLTSFHPAPGFTTHSTAIVLGVGLTEVGREADGIEEQHMVVDRVPLDAAVERVRSGEITDGKTVVGLLLARERLDD; this comes from the coding sequence GTGACCGACGCCGGCTTCCGTCGGGTCGGCGAGCGCGAGATCCACCGGGGCTACCTGGTCCGGCTCACCGAGTCGACCTTCGTCGGCCCCGACGGCGACGAGTTCCAGCGGGACGTGGTGCACACCCCGAACGCCGTCGGCATCGTCCCCGTCGACCGCGGGCCGTCGGGGGAGTGGCAGGTCGTCCTCGTGCGCCAGTACCGGGGGGCGGTCGACCGGGAGATGTGGGAGATCCCCGCCGGCATGTGCGACGTCGAGGGCGAGTCGCCGGAGGACACCGGCCGGCGCGAGCTGCGAGAGGAAGCCGGCTACGACGTGCGCGACGTCACCGTGCTCACGTCGTTCCACCCCGCACCGGGGTTCACCACGCACAGCACAGCGATCGTCCTCGGGGTGGGCCTCACCGAGGTCGGACGCGAGGCCGACGGCATCGAGGAGCAGCACATGGTCGTCGACCGCGTGCCCCTCGACGCGGCGGTCGAGCGGGTGAGGTCGGGCGAGATCACCGACGGCAAGACGGTCGTGGGCCTCCTGCTCGCACGCGAGCGCCTCGACGACTGA
- the murJ gene encoding murein biosynthesis integral membrane protein MurJ, which yields MTAATPAPPTTGSGEPQGARGIGRATALVSVLNLTSRATGLLRVVAMSAALGATALGDTYQAANLVSNILFELLAGGLLSAALVPTFVDLVDRGRREDAARLGGILLGAALVALTAVVAAALLLADQLMGLLTAGVEDPGLRADQRALGVFLLWFFLPQVLLYACGSVATALLHAERRFVAAAIAPVFNNLVVISAMGAFWLLRDGAPPSLDLDLVEKLVLGAGATVGVLAMTLVPLVALRRTDLTLRPRWDLHDPRLRPLAAQGAWAAGHLGLNQVFAMATVVVAGRVSGGVVAYQVAFTFFLLPYALLANPLTTTLYPRLAAAVAAGRPHEAADDVSWGLRSMSFILLPASVLIGVLARPLLEVVRLGNLDVAGADLVALTTSGYMVGLLGYAASFLLTRAAYAAGDTRSPTLVSLVATGVGAVVLVVGTEVLDGDARLLVLGLTHAGVVTASALGLLPALRRRIGTVRLSATILRDAAFAALAGVAAWGVASSIGIDTRLAAVGSLTLGGLGGALAYVGLHALAHSDELRVLRRPGRVLR from the coding sequence GTGACGGCAGCGACGCCCGCACCCCCGACGACGGGGTCCGGCGAGCCCCAGGGCGCCCGGGGGATCGGTCGCGCCACGGCGCTCGTGTCCGTGCTCAACCTGACGTCGCGCGCGACGGGCCTCCTGCGCGTCGTCGCCATGTCCGCCGCGCTCGGCGCGACGGCCCTCGGCGACACGTACCAGGCGGCCAACCTGGTCTCCAACATCCTCTTCGAGCTGCTGGCCGGCGGGCTGCTCTCCGCGGCGCTCGTGCCGACCTTCGTCGACCTGGTGGACCGGGGACGGCGGGAGGACGCCGCGCGGCTCGGCGGGATCCTGCTCGGGGCTGCGCTCGTGGCCCTGACGGCGGTGGTCGCCGCGGCGCTCCTGCTCGCGGACCAGCTGATGGGGCTGCTGACCGCCGGGGTCGAGGACCCCGGGCTCCGGGCGGACCAGCGGGCGCTCGGTGTGTTCCTGCTCTGGTTCTTCCTGCCCCAGGTCCTCCTCTACGCCTGCGGCTCGGTCGCCACGGCGCTGCTCCACGCCGAGCGCCGGTTCGTGGCGGCCGCCATCGCCCCGGTGTTCAACAACCTCGTGGTCATCTCGGCCATGGGGGCCTTCTGGCTGCTGCGCGACGGTGCGCCCCCGAGCCTCGACCTCGATCTCGTCGAGAAGCTGGTGCTCGGCGCAGGGGCGACCGTCGGCGTGCTCGCGATGACGCTCGTGCCCCTGGTGGCGCTGCGCCGCACGGACCTGACGCTGCGCCCCCGCTGGGACCTGCACGACCCGCGCCTGCGTCCGCTGGCCGCCCAGGGCGCGTGGGCCGCCGGCCACCTCGGGCTGAACCAGGTGTTCGCCATGGCCACCGTCGTCGTGGCCGGTCGGGTGTCGGGCGGTGTCGTCGCGTACCAGGTGGCGTTCACGTTCTTCCTGCTCCCGTACGCCCTCCTGGCGAACCCCCTCACCACGACGCTCTACCCGCGCCTCGCCGCCGCAGTGGCCGCCGGACGCCCCCACGAGGCCGCCGACGACGTCTCCTGGGGCCTGCGCTCGATGAGCTTCATCCTGCTGCCCGCCAGCGTGCTCATCGGCGTGCTCGCCCGGCCGCTGCTGGAGGTGGTCCGTCTCGGCAACCTCGACGTGGCGGGTGCCGACCTGGTCGCGCTCACCACGAGCGGCTACATGGTCGGCCTGCTCGGCTACGCCGCATCGTTCCTCCTCACCCGAGCCGCCTACGCCGCAGGCGACACCCGCAGCCCGACCCTCGTGAGCCTCGTCGCCACCGGGGTCGGTGCCGTCGTCCTCGTCGTCGGCACCGAGGTGCTCGACGGCGACGCTCGCCTGCTCGTCCTCGGTCTCACCCACGCCGGTGTCGTCACCGCCAGCGCGCTCGGTCTGCTGCCGGCCCTCCGGCGGCGCATCGGCACCGTGCGCCTGAGCGCGACGATCCTGCGGGATGCGGCGTTCGCCGCGCTCGCCGGCGTCGCGGCGTGGGGCGTCGCGTCCTCGATCGGCATCGACACGCGGCTTGCCGCCGTCGGATCCCTGACGCTCGGCGGGCTCGGCGGCGCCCTCGCCTACGTCGGCCTGCACGCGCTGGCCCACAGCGACGAGTTGCGCGTGCTCCGACGACCGGGGAGGGTGCTGCGCTGA
- the xerD gene encoding site-specific tyrosine recombinase XerD yields the protein MTEPLPLEVEEYLTWLAAERGRAASTVEAYRRDLRAYVAHLRDRGLSLLDAGQDDVERFVADLEAAGLAPRTRARRVVAVRNLHRFLVDEDLAERDPVADVESPKVPRGIPKALSEDEVDRLLTAVVGDEAPARRDRAILEVLYGTGVRISELVGLSLGDVDLVAARMRVFGKGSKERVVPIGRHAGLALEAWLDEPGRPALVPRQWRRRGDAEALFLNQRGGRLSRQGAWGVVTRWGDAAGLGDRLTPHVLRHSCATHMVDHGADLRVVQELLGHASVSTTQVYTLVSTERLWAVYDAAHPRASVGAAR from the coding sequence GTGACCGAGCCGCTGCCCCTCGAGGTCGAGGAGTACCTGACCTGGCTGGCAGCGGAGCGCGGTCGGGCGGCATCGACGGTCGAGGCGTACCGACGTGACCTGCGGGCCTACGTCGCGCACCTGCGCGACCGGGGTCTCTCACTCCTCGACGCCGGCCAGGACGACGTCGAGCGGTTCGTCGCCGACCTCGAGGCGGCGGGGCTGGCTCCGCGGACCCGGGCGCGGCGGGTGGTCGCCGTGCGCAACCTCCACCGCTTCCTCGTCGACGAGGACCTGGCCGAGCGCGACCCGGTGGCCGACGTCGAATCGCCCAAGGTGCCGCGCGGGATCCCGAAGGCGTTGAGCGAGGACGAGGTCGACCGGCTGCTCACCGCGGTCGTCGGCGACGAGGCGCCGGCCCGCCGCGACCGGGCGATCCTCGAGGTCCTCTACGGCACGGGGGTGCGCATCTCGGAGCTGGTCGGCCTGTCGCTCGGCGACGTCGACCTCGTCGCCGCCCGGATGCGGGTGTTCGGCAAGGGCAGCAAGGAGCGGGTGGTGCCGATCGGCCGCCACGCGGGCCTGGCCCTCGAGGCGTGGCTCGACGAGCCGGGGCGCCCGGCCCTCGTCCCCCGCCAGTGGCGACGCCGCGGCGACGCCGAGGCGCTCTTCCTCAACCAGCGTGGCGGCCGGCTCAGCCGTCAGGGCGCGTGGGGCGTCGTCACCCGGTGGGGCGACGCCGCCGGCCTCGGCGACCGGCTGACGCCGCACGTGCTGCGCCACTCGTGCGCCACCCACATGGTCGACCACGGCGCCGACCTCCGGGTGGTCCAGGAGCTGCTCGGCCACGCGTCGGTGAGCACGACGCAGGTGTACACGCTGGTCTCCACCGAGCGGCTGTGGGCCGTGTACGACGCGGCGCACCCCCGAGCGTCCGTGGGCGCCGCTCGCTGA
- a CDS encoding TraR/DksA family transcriptional regulator, which yields MAEVGGSDAVRDELESERVRLRKHIEELASDADGAPAHDENFADSAQVAAEMGEARALAGSLREQLDDVEEALKALDEGRYGLCEVCSQPIAEARLEAMPTTRRCIDHA from the coding sequence ATGGCCGAGGTGGGTGGTTCCGACGCGGTGCGTGACGAGCTGGAGTCCGAGCGCGTGCGCCTGCGCAAGCACATCGAGGAGCTCGCGAGCGACGCCGACGGCGCGCCGGCCCACGACGAGAACTTCGCCGACTCCGCCCAGGTCGCGGCCGAGATGGGCGAGGCTCGTGCGCTGGCGGGCAGCCTGCGGGAGCAGCTCGACGACGTCGAGGAAGCACTGAAGGCCCTCGACGAGGGCCGCTACGGGCTCTGCGAGGTGTGCAGCCAGCCGATCGCCGAGGCGCGCCTCGAGGCCATGCCCACGACGCGCCGCTGCATCGACCACGCCTGA